ATCTCCTTGGGTGCTGTTGCTATTTCGGAGCACACGGCGGACTTACAATTGCGGCAAGAACAGTTAGCCAAAACGAAATCCCTGTCTATTACGGGGATACAAGAAGTAGGGATACAGTTGAGGTCAGAACAATTGCTGATGAGATAAGACGTGTTGTAAGGACAAAACTTCTCAACCCAAAGTGGATAGACGGGATGAAAAAGCACGGCTACAAAGGTGCTGAGGACATCTCAAAAAGAATCACCCATGTTTACGGATGGGAGGCGACAACAGGAGAGGTTGACGACTCAATATTTGATAGCATCGCAGAAACTTTTGTCTTAAATGAGGAGAACAGAAAATTCTTCTCCGAGAAAAACCCGTGGGCTCTTGAAGAGATAGGAAGACGCCTTTTAGAAGCGAATGCACGGGAACTCTGGGAAGCAGATCCGGATTTGATTGAAAAACTAAAAGAGGCTTACATGGATATTGAGGGTGACATGGAAGATAGAAGGGGTGAGTCGCAGGGTGACATTCAGGGCGGATCGATTGATGTTTTTACATTGAAAGAGATTGCGGCAAACAGGCATAACCGTGCATAACCAGATTACAATGCACGAATATTACTAATGCCCCTAAATTGTAATACTTTTTTTTAAATTCAGATTATAATAGTAATAATAAAAAATAAAAACTTAATACGTCAATACCTCATATGATAATATAATGGAATCATCATCCCGGAGAAACATTTTACCGTTCACAGCCATCGTCGGACAGGAAAGGATGAAAACAGCACTTCTCTTAAATGCCGTCAATCCAAGAATCGGCGGAGTATTAATAAGAGGCGATAAGGGAACAGCCAAATCAACAGCCGTTCGTGCACTTGCTGAAGTTCTGCCGGAGATTAATGTATCGGTCAACTGTCCGTTCAACTGCAACCCCGACAATGAAAAGGAGATGTGCTACTTCTGCCGGGAAAAATCTGAAAAGCCAAAATCATACAGGCGAAAGGTAAGAGTTGTTGACCTTCCGCTTGGTGCAACAGAAGACAGGCTTTCCGGCACAATTGACATTGAAAAGGCGATAAAGGAAGGCAAAAAGGTAATTGAGCCGGGTATACTTGCCGATGTCAACAGGGGAATACTCTATGTTGATGAGATTAATCTGCTTGATGATCATATCGCGGATATTCTTCTTGATTCCGCTGCAATGGGGGTAAATGTCATTGAAAGAGAAGGAATCTCACTGTCGCACCCGGCAGTCTTCATTCTTATCGGAACAATGAACCCCGAAGAAGGCGAACTTCGCCCCCAGCTTCTGGACAGATTCGGCCTTCAGGTATCTGTTGAGGGAATAAAGGACATTGATTCAAGAATAGAAATAGTAAGGACAGCAGAAAATTTTGAGAAAAATCCTGAAGAATTTATTAAAAAATGCTGTACCGGACAGGATGAACTCAGAAATAAAATAGAGGCTGCCGCAAAGATATTGCCCCTTGTTGAGATTACAGATTCACAGATCAGAAAGATTGCAGAAGTCTGCATAAATGCCGGAATTACAACACACCGCGCCGAGATTACGGTCATGAGAACAGCAAAGACAATTGCGGCGCTAAAGGGGCAAAAAAATGTTGAAACAGAAGATATAAAAGAAGCAATACAGCTTGCCCTTCCCCACAGGATGCGGAAAAAACCTTTTGAAGAGCCTGAACTTGATGAGGATATGCTAAACGATATCTTAGACGAGCCGGATGACAAAAATGAAAAGTCGCCCGGTGAGAAAAATCAATCAAACCAGCCTGAAGAGAGAAAAAATCCGCAAAGAAACGAAGAGCCTCATTCCACAGGCGATCCTGAAAAAAACAGTGATAATTCCAAAGACAGAGAAAAAGAGGATTCATCCGAAGTCACGTATGCCGTTGGAAAGCCTGTCGATATATCAAAGATTAATGATGAAATACACAAAGACAGGATGAAAAGAAAAAATGCAAGCGGGAAAAGGGTTGAATCAGGGGTGTCTGGTAAAAGAGGGCATTACAGGGGATTTGACATTTCAAAAGAGCCTAATGATATTGCGTTTGACGCAACAATCAGGGCAGCAGCACCGTTTCAAAATCAGAGGGAGAAAGAAGGGCTTGCAGTTTCACTTAAAAAATATGATTTGAGGGAGAAGAGAAGAGCTGGAAAAATTTCAACAGCCTGCATGTTTGTCGTCGATGCAAGCGGTTCGATGGGTGCAAAGAAGAGAATGGAAAGCACAAAAGGTGCAATTTTATCAATGCTTAATAATTCCTACCAGAAACGCGACAGAGTAGGTCTCGTTGCATTTAAAGGTGACAGGGCTGAAGTTCTCCTTCCGCTGTGCTCAAGTGTTGACCTGGCAAAGAAATGCTTAGAAGAGCTTCCAACAGGAGGAAGGACTCCTCTCTCCGCCGGACTTATGAGAGGACTGGAGGCATTAATGCAGGAGAAGAAGAAAAACGGCGATGTTATTCCACTTCTTGTGTGCATATCCGATGGAAGATCAAACTCCTCTCTTTCGGGAAATATAAAACAGGAGCTCTTGGCAGTTTCACAGGAAATTTTCAGGAACAATATTCATACCGTATTAATAGATACTGAGGATTTATCAGGCGGATTCTTAAAAATGCAGCTTGGCTACTGTAAAATGATTGCAGAGCACTCGCAGGGAAGCTATTATTCACTTGATGAATTAAATCAGGAAAATATTTCAGAAATTGCATCAAAAGAGATGGATTTCTGCGGTGAACTTTTAAACTAAAGTTTTTTTAAAAAACGTTCATGAAACAAATTTTCATGCACTGTTTCATGAAAATTAGAATTTGAT
The genomic region above belongs to Methanomicrobium antiquum and contains:
- a CDS encoding magnesium chelatase subunit D family protein encodes the protein MESSSRRNILPFTAIVGQERMKTALLLNAVNPRIGGVLIRGDKGTAKSTAVRALAEVLPEINVSVNCPFNCNPDNEKEMCYFCREKSEKPKSYRRKVRVVDLPLGATEDRLSGTIDIEKAIKEGKKVIEPGILADVNRGILYVDEINLLDDHIADILLDSAAMGVNVIEREGISLSHPAVFILIGTMNPEEGELRPQLLDRFGLQVSVEGIKDIDSRIEIVRTAENFEKNPEEFIKKCCTGQDELRNKIEAAAKILPLVEITDSQIRKIAEVCINAGITTHRAEITVMRTAKTIAALKGQKNVETEDIKEAIQLALPHRMRKKPFEEPELDEDMLNDILDEPDDKNEKSPGEKNQSNQPEERKNPQRNEEPHSTGDPEKNSDNSKDREKEDSSEVTYAVGKPVDISKINDEIHKDRMKRKNASGKRVESGVSGKRGHYRGFDISKEPNDIAFDATIRAAAPFQNQREKEGLAVSLKKYDLREKRRAGKISTACMFVVDASGSMGAKKRMESTKGAILSMLNNSYQKRDRVGLVAFKGDRAEVLLPLCSSVDLAKKCLEELPTGGRTPLSAGLMRGLEALMQEKKKNGDVIPLLVCISDGRSNSSLSGNIKQELLAVSQEIFRNNIHTVLIDTEDLSGGFLKMQLGYCKMIAEHSQGSYYSLDELNQENISEIASKEMDFCGELLN